GACTTAACAGCCAAATATTTGGTTCTGTTCTGTGGTTCTTACTCAGGTAAAACACTTCCTGGGATAAGAAATGAGAGCAAATTTCAGCATGTAGGAACTGGAGAATCCTGCCTAACATATGGCTAAATTAACTCCCAGATCTATACATTTTCCAGGAGTGAACGCATTTTATACATACCTGAAGTAACTGACTTGCTGGTTTTACAGACTGAGCCTAAGAAGTGAAGAACGGTTGTGAATGTACCATGAAGCTGGCTCAGCAAAGGTTTTCCTacaattaaaatacatctgGCTCTGTTCTGAGTGGGAAGTCACAGACCCCTGAATGTTTTGAGTATTTCCTTATgcacaacagcagaaaaacaccACATGCCGTAACCCATCAGATTCTGTTCCCCTTAATTGTGTGGATAAATCAGCAGCAATAAGGAATCTTAACTTAGAATCTTTGACCTGACACAGGGATTCGATGCAAAGATGATGGAAACGGTCGTGGGAAGCGCGGGAGGCACAGCGCGGCACTCTGATCTTTAGCACACTGGTGTTAATTTTGAGAAGCGTGAGACAGCTCGATGTGTTGCTCCAGAAAGGCTGGTGACCGCGGCGGGCACTGCTCCTCCCGGTGCCACCGGAGTACCTGCCggtcctgcagccctgcccgccgGCTGCCGGGGGGGCACAGCGCGGTCAGACCGCGGGGGCGCCATGGCTTCGGCCCTCGCCCCTCGCCAGGGGCAGGCGTGGGGGCTGCACCCCGCcaccccgggcagggcccgcgcCCCGGCACCGCCGCGGCCGGCGGTCCCCCGGTGGCAGCGCTGGGCCCGGctcggggcggggcgggggtgccCGGTGCTCCCGTGCGGGGTCCAGCCCCGCGCCCGGGCAGGCTGCGCCCACTGGGATGGCCCGTGGGATCGCTGTCCCTTCCCCGCCCGCTTCTGCGGCCTTTCATCGAGCCCTCGGGGCGCACCGCGGCTGCGGGACTAGCGACAGCCGGGCCCCCGTGCGGGGCAGCCcgcaggcagctggcaggcgGCACGGCGGGAGGGCAGGGCGTGATGGatggggccgggggcggccggcggggcggcggcggggagggggcggccggcTGGCGGCGCCGGCCCcgggggaaggggtgggggggcggggggtgtgaCCCGCGCtgcagccgccgccgcggcccgccccgcTCACACGGTGCCCGAGCCGCCGAGCGAGCAGCAGCGCCgcgtccccgccgccgccccgccatGCCCAACTTCGCCGGCACCTGGAAGATGAGGAGCAGCGAGAATTTCGACGAGCTCCTCAAGGCGCTGGGTGAGGCAGGGGGAGCCCGGCAGCGGGGCGGACGGCGGGCTGCGGCCGGAGCCGCGCTCCGGTGCCCGGTGCCGGCGGGGAGCCGGGGGCGCGTCGGGGCCCGACCGAGACTCACCTGCCCGGTTCGGGGGCTGCGCCGGGCCGGCGGCTCCGGCCGCGCTGTGCGGGGGCGCCTCCGGGAcccgcggggccgcgctgccgtccggggcgggcgggctgcggggccgggctgcgcgCCGAGCCCTGGGGCCGCGCTGTCGCTGCGGGCGGCGCCGGGGCTGGCCCGGGCACGGCTCCTGCAGCTCCGCTTCCCCCGGCTCCCCCAGGTGTCAACGCCATGCTGAGGAAGGTGGCGGTGGCGGCCGCCTCCAAGCCGCACGTGGAGATCCGCCAGGACGGAGACCAGTTCTACATCAAGACCTCCACCACCGTCCGCACCACCGAGATCAACTTCAAGATCGGGGAGAGCTTCGAGGAGGAGACGGTGGACGGGCGAAAGTGCAGGGTAGGAGGAGAGCGGGACGGGGGGATGTTGGGCGGGCGGGTGTTTTTCAGGTGGGACAAACGCACCTGCTGGCGGCGTCCCCAGGGCGCGGCaccgcagccccccacccccttcccccagcagcGCTCGGGGGGCTCCGGGTGCTCCCCGCGCCTTGTCTCTCGGCTGGCAGCGCCGTTCTCCCGCGGTCGCGGAGCGGGCCGGTGCCCAGGTCCCCGTTGCGGGGCAGAGCCGCG
This genomic stretch from Falco naumanni isolate bFalNau1 chromosome 7, bFalNau1.pat, whole genome shotgun sequence harbors:
- the CRABP1 gene encoding cellular retinoic acid-binding protein 1, giving the protein MPNFAGTWKMRSSENFDELLKALGVNAMLRKVAVAAASKPHVEIRQDGDQFYIKTSTTVRTTEINFKIGESFEEETVDGRKCRSLATWENENKIYCKQTLIEGDGPKTYWTRELANDELILTFGADDVVCTRIYVRE